A region from the Kribbella shirazensis genome encodes:
- a CDS encoding DUF1177 domain-containing protein yields the protein MPWREVLDLYDVLDDASASGEAVAAWLRKNGVDDVSVTTVKGDKGSTDFVRAVIPGSRGRSAGGDAPTLGVIGRLGGLGARPERIGFVSDGDGALVALAVAGKLGSMLRRGDQLPGDVIVATHVCPDAPTRPHDPVPFMDSPVDLAAMNEHEVEQAMDAVLSVDTTKGNRIVNHHGFAISPTVKEGWILRVSEDLLELASQVSGRLPAVLPLTMQDITPYGNDVYHVNSILQPCTATSAPVVGIAITTETAVPGCGTGATDLASVESAARFCVEAAKSYGAGDCELFDAADFDRLTTRYGSMQHLQTMGS from the coding sequence ATGCCATGGCGTGAAGTTCTCGATCTGTACGACGTCCTCGACGACGCCTCCGCATCGGGGGAGGCCGTTGCCGCTTGGCTGCGGAAGAACGGTGTCGACGACGTCAGCGTGACCACGGTGAAGGGCGACAAGGGCAGCACGGACTTCGTGCGCGCTGTCATCCCGGGCAGTCGTGGCCGGAGCGCCGGTGGCGACGCGCCGACGCTCGGCGTGATCGGCCGGCTCGGCGGGCTGGGCGCGCGGCCGGAACGGATCGGGTTCGTGTCCGACGGCGACGGGGCGCTCGTGGCGCTGGCCGTCGCCGGCAAGCTCGGCTCGATGCTGCGCCGCGGCGACCAGCTGCCGGGTGACGTGATCGTGGCGACGCACGTCTGCCCGGACGCGCCGACCCGGCCGCACGACCCGGTCCCGTTCATGGACTCGCCGGTGGACCTGGCCGCGATGAACGAGCACGAGGTCGAGCAGGCGATGGACGCGGTGCTCTCGGTGGACACCACCAAGGGCAACCGGATCGTCAACCACCACGGGTTCGCGATCTCGCCGACGGTCAAGGAGGGCTGGATCCTGCGCGTCAGCGAGGACCTGCTCGAGCTCGCGTCGCAGGTCAGCGGGCGGCTCCCCGCCGTACTGCCGCTGACGATGCAGGACATCACGCCGTACGGGAACGACGTCTACCACGTGAACTCGATCCTGCAGCCGTGTACGGCGACCAGCGCACCGGTCGTCGGCATCGCGATCACGACCGAGACCGCGGTGCCGGGCTGCGGCACCGGGGCGACCGACCTGGCCAGTGTCGAGTCGGCCGCCCGGTTCTGTGTCGAGGCCGCGAAGAGCTACGGCGCCGGCGACTGCGAGCTGTTCGACGCCGCGGACTTCGACCGCCTCACCACCCGCTACGGCTCGATGCAGCACCTCCAGACCATGGGCAGCTGA
- a CDS encoding serine hydrolase, with amino-acid sequence MSLTRRTVLKSAAAAVPLAALPTLPSAAARATGLVREPAAIGRLAEKIEAGMAKYAIPGAGLGVWYRGREYVRGFGVTSVDTGEAVSADTVFRIGSTSKTFTATAIMRLAERGRISLDRPVRAYLPDFATTDPSVAARVTVRQLLNHSAGWQGDYFEDTGDGDDALAKYVANMTKVPQLTPLGKVFSYNNAAIGVAGRVLEVVYGKPYETAVRELVIDPLELAHSRFFRSEVDGFSVAASHNVVDGKAVVEPSFDAMPRSLHAAGGLISSACDQLRYARYHLGHRGLPHLLSDRGRLAMQSNPGPGGTLFVELNGVGVGWMLRPTAQGPTVVQHGGDWSGQHSGFLFVPQRDFAITLLTNSESGPSLVAELFADDWALQEFAGVSNLPAVPRELPPRRLAEYTGSYVAQQLGFDGKPEQIGLDVTADDGELVASVGGQAMFRFAFYRKDFVLALNPDGTPTHTRANFVRGNGGQVEWLRYGGRLFRFHPSGTHRATTFSHRRL; translated from the coding sequence GTGTCGCTCACTCGTCGTACCGTGCTCAAGTCCGCGGCGGCCGCCGTACCGCTGGCCGCCCTCCCCACTCTGCCCTCGGCGGCCGCCCGGGCCACAGGGCTCGTCCGGGAACCCGCCGCGATCGGCCGGCTGGCCGAGAAGATCGAGGCCGGGATGGCGAAGTACGCGATCCCCGGTGCCGGGCTCGGCGTCTGGTACCGCGGCCGCGAGTACGTCCGCGGCTTCGGGGTCACCAGCGTGGACACCGGCGAGGCCGTGTCCGCCGACACCGTGTTCCGGATCGGGTCGACCAGCAAGACGTTCACCGCGACCGCGATCATGCGGCTGGCCGAGCGCGGCCGGATCAGCCTGGACCGGCCGGTCCGCGCGTACCTGCCGGACTTCGCGACGACCGACCCGTCGGTGGCGGCCCGGGTGACCGTGCGGCAGTTGCTGAACCATTCGGCGGGCTGGCAGGGCGACTACTTCGAGGACACCGGTGACGGCGACGACGCGCTCGCGAAGTACGTCGCCAACATGACGAAGGTCCCGCAGCTCACCCCGCTCGGGAAGGTCTTCTCGTACAACAACGCGGCGATCGGGGTCGCGGGCCGGGTCCTCGAGGTCGTGTACGGGAAGCCGTACGAGACCGCCGTACGGGAGCTGGTCATCGACCCGCTCGAGCTGGCGCACAGCCGGTTCTTCCGCAGCGAGGTCGACGGGTTCAGCGTGGCCGCGTCGCACAACGTGGTCGACGGCAAGGCTGTCGTCGAGCCGTCGTTCGACGCGATGCCGCGGAGCCTGCACGCGGCCGGCGGGCTGATCTCGAGCGCATGCGACCAGCTCCGGTACGCGAGGTACCACCTCGGGCACCGGGGTCTCCCCCATCTGCTCAGCGATCGTGGCCGACTCGCCATGCAGTCGAACCCCGGCCCCGGCGGCACGTTGTTCGTCGAGCTGAACGGCGTCGGTGTCGGCTGGATGCTGCGTCCGACGGCTCAGGGGCCGACCGTGGTGCAGCACGGCGGTGACTGGTCAGGTCAGCACTCCGGCTTCCTCTTCGTACCGCAGCGGGACTTCGCCATCACGTTGCTGACCAACTCGGAGAGCGGGCCGTCGCTGGTGGCGGAGCTGTTCGCGGACGACTGGGCGCTGCAGGAGTTCGCGGGTGTCAGCAACCTGCCCGCCGTACCGCGGGAGCTGCCGCCGCGTCGGCTGGCGGAGTACACCGGCTCGTACGTCGCGCAGCAGCTCGGGTTCGACGGCAAACCGGAGCAGATCGGGCTGGACGTCACCGCCGACGACGGCGAACTGGTCGCGAGTGTGGGCGGACAGGCGATGTTCCGGTTCGCCTTCTACCGCAAGGACTTCGTCCTCGCGCTGAACCCGGACGGCACGCCCACTCACACCCGCGCCAACTTCGTCCGCGGCAACGGCGGTCAGGTCGAATGGCTCCGGTACGGCGGTCGCTTGTTCCGCTTCCACCCGTCAGGCACCCACCGTGCAACCACCTTCAGCCACCGCAGGCTCTAG
- a CDS encoding SAM-dependent methyltransferase, which translates to MSTLTVAQPLCLRHPVLRPLCVRARIARLVVDRMLDQVPVRAIYPDGTVRGGGGPDAPVVRIIRPDAMFERLAHNPKIGLGEAYTAGDWTAADGTDLADLLTPFAARVSRLVPHWLLRFRRVLDRRIPHRLRNTPSGARDNISAHYDLSNALFAAFLDPGLTYSSALFDHDVPPADQDLEEAQSRKVERILDLVEVGPGSQVLEIGSGWGTLAIAAARRGAEVTGITLSTEQLQLAQKRVAEAGLADRVDLRLQDYRGVTGSYDAVVSVEMIEAVGEEYWPHYFRRLDELLAPGGKIALQAILMDHDRMLATRHSYGWIQKYIFPGGLIPSRTAIDETVAQHTALTVDDDHRFGADYAETLRRWRRQFVANWPIIRAEGFDESFRRTWEYYLAYSEAGFASGYLDVAQLRLTRYGNGVGSAVREGEEGQDYAVFAR; encoded by the coding sequence ATGAGCACGCTGACCGTTGCCCAACCACTCTGCCTGCGACACCCCGTCCTTCGGCCGCTCTGCGTCCGTGCGCGGATCGCCCGGCTCGTCGTCGACCGGATGCTCGACCAGGTTCCGGTCCGCGCGATCTACCCGGACGGCACGGTCCGCGGTGGCGGCGGGCCGGATGCACCGGTGGTGCGGATCATCCGCCCGGACGCGATGTTCGAGCGGCTCGCCCACAACCCCAAGATCGGTCTCGGCGAGGCGTACACGGCCGGGGACTGGACTGCGGCCGACGGCACCGACCTCGCCGACCTGCTGACGCCGTTCGCGGCCCGCGTCTCTCGACTCGTCCCGCACTGGCTGCTGCGCTTCCGGCGGGTCCTCGACCGGCGCATCCCCCACCGCCTGCGGAACACGCCGAGCGGAGCCCGGGACAACATCAGCGCACACTACGACCTCAGCAACGCGTTGTTCGCCGCATTCCTGGATCCTGGCCTGACGTACAGCTCCGCCCTGTTCGACCACGACGTGCCGCCGGCCGATCAGGATCTCGAGGAGGCCCAGTCCAGGAAGGTCGAACGCATCCTGGATCTGGTGGAAGTCGGTCCGGGAAGCCAGGTGCTCGAGATCGGATCCGGCTGGGGCACGCTGGCGATCGCTGCCGCTCGTCGTGGCGCCGAGGTCACCGGCATCACGTTGTCGACCGAGCAGCTGCAACTGGCACAGAAACGCGTCGCCGAGGCCGGCTTGGCCGACCGGGTCGACCTGCGGCTGCAGGACTACCGCGGGGTGACCGGTTCGTACGACGCCGTCGTCAGCGTGGAGATGATCGAAGCGGTCGGCGAGGAGTACTGGCCGCACTACTTCCGCAGACTGGACGAGTTGCTCGCACCGGGCGGAAAGATCGCCTTGCAGGCGATTCTGATGGATCACGACCGGATGCTCGCCACCCGGCACTCGTACGGCTGGATCCAGAAGTACATCTTCCCCGGCGGGCTGATCCCGTCCAGGACCGCAATCGACGAGACCGTGGCGCAGCACACCGCGTTGACAGTCGACGACGACCACAGGTTCGGCGCGGACTACGCGGAGACCCTCCGGCGGTGGCGCCGGCAGTTCGTCGCCAATTGGCCGATCATCCGGGCGGAGGGATTCGACGAGTCGTTCCGGCGAACGTGGGAGTACTACCTGGCCTACAGCGAGGCCGGCTTCGCCTCCGGCTACCTGGACGTCGCCCAACTCCGCCTCACACGTTACGGAAACGGAGTGGGATCAGCTGTCCGGGAGGGAGAAGAGGGACAGGACTATGCGGTCTTTGCCCGGTGA
- a CDS encoding maleylpyruvate isomerase family mycothiol-dependent enzyme, which translates to MTDIRTAVAGERGELAELLAGLPETDWDRPTLCDGWRVRELVAHITMPYRITMPRLLAGLVRAGGSFNRYADRQARRDAADLTPAQLVACLRENVNHSWKPPGDGYEGALSHDVIHGLDVTVALGIDRQVPLERLRIVLGALKPRQAKYFGVDLAGVQLRATDLDWSYGTGEPLTGTAQDLLLVLCGRTLPPNHLSGRDADRFTAGVTR; encoded by the coding sequence ATGACGGATATCAGAACCGCTGTGGCGGGTGAACGGGGCGAGCTGGCGGAACTGCTGGCCGGACTGCCGGAGACGGACTGGGACAGACCGACACTGTGTGACGGCTGGCGAGTGCGCGAGCTGGTCGCGCACATCACCATGCCGTACCGGATCACGATGCCGCGGCTCCTGGCCGGACTGGTCCGGGCCGGGGGGAGCTTCAACCGGTACGCCGACCGGCAGGCGCGGCGGGACGCGGCGGACCTGACGCCGGCCCAGCTGGTCGCCTGCCTGCGTGAGAACGTGAACCACTCCTGGAAACCACCGGGAGACGGCTACGAGGGAGCGCTGTCGCACGACGTGATCCACGGCCTGGACGTGACCGTTGCGCTGGGCATCGACCGCCAGGTGCCGCTCGAGCGGCTACGGATCGTCCTCGGTGCGCTCAAGCCGCGTCAGGCCAAGTACTTCGGGGTGGACCTGGCCGGCGTACAACTCCGAGCCACAGACCTCGACTGGTCCTACGGCACCGGCGAACCGCTGACCGGCACCGCCCAGGACCTCCTGCTGGTCCTGTGCGGCCGCACCCTCCCACCGAACCACCTGTCCGGTCGCGACGCCGACCGCTTCACCGCTGGAGTGACCCGATGA
- a CDS encoding helix-turn-helix domain-containing protein — protein sequence MEESPTPVLDVLLHPIRWRIVQRVLGREVTTTDLRRDLPDVPTTTLYRHVAALIDAGYLTVVRERKIRGTTERTLSLDQTKVGRIDEREARAMTPDQHRQAFLMMLTRLAADFDRVLDNGDLYPRLHQLGYSQLALYMAPEDLETFRTSFEALIHPYLTESPGKDRIVLSLFSLPDS from the coding sequence ATGGAGGAGTCACCGACCCCGGTGCTGGACGTCCTGCTGCACCCGATCCGCTGGCGCATCGTGCAGCGCGTACTCGGCCGCGAGGTGACCACGACGGACCTCAGACGCGACCTGCCCGACGTACCCACCACCACGCTCTACCGCCACGTCGCCGCCCTCATCGACGCCGGCTACCTGACCGTCGTCCGCGAACGCAAGATCCGCGGCACCACGGAAAGAACGCTCAGCCTGGACCAGACCAAGGTAGGCCGCATCGACGAACGCGAAGCCCGCGCCATGACCCCCGACCAGCACCGCCAGGCCTTCCTGATGATGCTCACCCGCCTGGCCGCCGACTTCGACCGAGTCCTCGACAACGGCGACTTGTACCCCCGCCTACACCAACTCGGCTACTCACAACTGGCCCTCTACATGGCCCCCGAGGACCTGGAAACCTTCCGCACAAGCTTCGAGGCCCTCATCCACCCCTACCTGACCGAGTCACCGGGCAAAGACCGCATAGTCCTGTCCCTCTTCTCCCTCCCGGACAGCTGA
- a CDS encoding sigma-70 family RNA polymerase sigma factor, which translates to MTFEEIYRQEWGQVVATLIRLTGDWDLAEECAQEAFAAALQRWPIDGVPDRPGAWLTTTARNRAIDWLRREAVGAQKLRELAATPAESDPAYDVPDDRLRLMFTCCHPALAMEARVALTLRTLAGLSTAEIARAFLVPETTMSKRLTRAKQKIQHAGIPYRVPPAHLLPERTPAVLAVLYLLFNEGYSDVVRSNLSSEAIRLARLLVQLMPEEPEAAGLLALMLLHDARRDARLAPDGALVTLDDQDRTRWDRAQITEGTEVLDSALQRGVPGPYQVQAAVAACHATARTAADTDWSQIASLYAQLPQTPVVALNRAVAIGMADGPAVGLRLVDELAAGPLTGYHLLPATRADFLRRLERWSEAAAAYQQALALATTDAERRYLEKRLREVSVRS; encoded by the coding sequence GTGACCTTCGAGGAGATCTACCGGCAGGAGTGGGGCCAGGTGGTCGCCACCCTGATCCGGCTAACCGGTGACTGGGACCTGGCGGAGGAGTGTGCGCAGGAGGCGTTCGCCGCGGCCCTGCAGCGGTGGCCGATCGACGGCGTACCGGATCGGCCCGGTGCCTGGCTGACCACGACCGCGCGCAACCGGGCGATCGACTGGCTGCGCCGGGAGGCGGTCGGCGCGCAGAAGCTCCGGGAGCTGGCCGCGACACCGGCCGAGTCGGACCCGGCGTACGACGTACCGGACGACCGGCTGCGGTTGATGTTCACCTGCTGCCATCCCGCACTGGCGATGGAGGCGCGGGTGGCGCTGACGCTGCGGACGCTGGCCGGTCTGAGTACGGCGGAGATCGCGCGGGCGTTTCTGGTACCGGAGACGACCATGTCGAAGCGGCTGACCCGGGCGAAGCAGAAGATCCAGCACGCAGGCATCCCGTACCGCGTCCCGCCCGCACACCTCCTGCCGGAGCGGACACCCGCCGTCCTGGCAGTGCTGTACCTGCTGTTCAACGAGGGGTACTCCGACGTCGTACGGAGCAATCTGAGTAGTGAAGCGATCAGACTGGCCAGACTGCTCGTGCAGCTCATGCCGGAGGAACCAGAGGCCGCTGGCCTGCTCGCACTGATGCTGCTGCACGATGCGCGCCGGGACGCGCGCTTGGCGCCCGACGGCGCTCTCGTCACGCTCGACGATCAGGACCGCACCCGGTGGGACCGCGCGCAGATCACCGAAGGCACCGAGGTGCTGGACTCGGCCCTCCAGCGTGGCGTCCCCGGTCCGTACCAGGTGCAGGCTGCCGTGGCCGCCTGCCACGCCACCGCCCGTACCGCTGCGGACACGGACTGGTCGCAGATCGCCTCCCTGTACGCCCAGCTCCCGCAGACCCCGGTCGTCGCACTCAACCGCGCTGTAGCGATCGGCATGGCGGACGGCCCGGCTGTGGGCCTCCGTCTCGTCGACGAGCTGGCCGCAGGTCCGTTGACCGGCTACCACCTCCTCCCGGCCACCCGCGCCGACTTCCTCCGCAGGCTGGAACGCTGGTCCGAGGCGGCAGCGGCGTACCAGCAAGCCCTGGCCCTGGCCACAACAGACGCCGAGCGCCGCTATCTGGAAAAAAGATTGCGAGAGGTGTCTGTCCGGAGCTGA
- a CDS encoding YciI family protein produces MKYLLMICGDESAAAHANDGCGGWSEEMEARGVVAGGAGLRPPDEATTVRVREGELLLTDGPFAETKEQIGGFVLIDCADLDEAVEIAAKHPAAGYGTIEIRPVWEPPPGVV; encoded by the coding sequence GTGAAGTACTTGCTGATGATCTGTGGCGACGAGTCGGCCGCGGCGCACGCCAACGACGGGTGCGGTGGCTGGTCGGAGGAGATGGAGGCTCGTGGGGTGGTGGCCGGTGGAGCGGGGTTGCGGCCGCCGGACGAGGCCACCACGGTACGGGTGCGGGAGGGCGAGCTGCTGCTGACCGACGGGCCGTTCGCGGAGACCAAGGAGCAGATCGGTGGGTTCGTGCTGATCGACTGCGCGGACCTGGACGAGGCGGTCGAGATCGCGGCGAAGCACCCTGCGGCCGGCTACGGCACGATCGAGATCCGGCCGGTGTGGGAACCACCACCAGGGGTCGTGTGA
- a CDS encoding VOC family protein: protein MTNRIVHFEVPYDDAERARAFYREAFGWNLMEMPELDYTMVSTGPVDEQQMPAEPGFINGGMFRRTEELTRPVLTIDVTDIDAAWKTIESLGGERVGEKLSVGDMGFAAYFKDPEGNVLGLWQTAAAG, encoded by the coding sequence ATGACGAACAGGATCGTGCACTTCGAGGTTCCGTACGACGACGCGGAGCGAGCACGGGCGTTCTACCGCGAGGCGTTCGGGTGGAACCTGATGGAGATGCCCGAGCTGGACTACACGATGGTGTCCACCGGGCCGGTGGACGAGCAGCAGATGCCGGCCGAACCGGGCTTCATCAACGGCGGGATGTTCCGGCGCACCGAGGAACTGACCCGGCCGGTGCTGACGATCGACGTGACCGACATCGACGCGGCGTGGAAGACCATCGAGAGCCTCGGCGGTGAGCGGGTCGGGGAGAAGCTGTCCGTCGGCGACATGGGCTTCGCGGCGTACTTCAAGGACCCGGAGGGCAACGTCCTCGGCCTGTGGCAGACCGCGGCGGCCGGCTGA
- a CDS encoding VOC family protein, translating to MIISLPIEDRPRSYAFYQEALGLTPVGELAEDGIPEPLQFQLADGVTMMLIPTEGFGWVLGDQPAAPYGQSECILSVRADSEEAVDAQTAKALAAGAVQVTEPTRKPWAYFATFTDPDGHLWMITTTD from the coding sequence ATGATCATCAGCCTCCCGATCGAGGACCGGCCGCGCTCGTACGCGTTCTACCAGGAGGCCCTCGGCCTGACGCCGGTCGGCGAGCTGGCCGAGGACGGCATCCCGGAGCCGCTGCAGTTCCAGCTCGCCGACGGCGTCACGATGATGCTGATTCCGACCGAGGGCTTCGGCTGGGTGCTCGGCGACCAGCCTGCCGCGCCGTACGGGCAGAGCGAATGCATCCTCAGCGTGCGCGCCGACAGCGAGGAGGCTGTCGACGCGCAGACCGCCAAGGCGCTTGCCGCCGGAGCAGTGCAGGTCACGGAGCCGACGCGCAAGCCGTGGGCCTATTTCGCCACGTTCACCGACCCCGACGGTCACCTGTGGATGATCACCACCACTGACTAG